A window from Hypomesus transpacificus isolate Combined female chromosome 26, fHypTra1, whole genome shotgun sequence encodes these proteins:
- the extl3 gene encoding exostosin-like 3 has translation MMQRNGGLGAGGQPWVLRRVRLTWLSFMLFFILVFFPLIAHYYLTTIDEAGGPDKRIFGPRPGGELCEAKHVQDLCRIRESVSEELLQLEAKRQELNGEIARLNLRIEACKRSIDSAKQDLLQLKNVISQTEHSYKELMAQNQPKLSLPVRLLPDKEDPGLPPPKSARACRLRSCFDYARCPLTSGFPVYVYGTGSYPWGEHLDPLVNQAFTASVKSNIYVTDNPSIACLYVVLVGELLESPSSPLPPPPELEKQLKALPFWRSDGHNHLLVHLSRKSMTQNFLYNVSTGRAAVAQSTFLEQQYREGFDLVVSPLVHALSEPNFLEVPPQVPVKRKYLFSFQGERVESLRSSLQEGPPQTFEEEMEGDPPADYDDRIIGTLKAVQDSNLDQVLVEFTCKSPQGSLPTEWALCGEREERLEVLKHSTFALVISPGEGQLLASAGCGMRLFEALEVGAIPVVLGDHSRLPYHQLIRWSEATVMVPKPRITELHFLLRSLSDNDLLAMRRQGRFLWETYFSTSENVLSTILASVRTSIQVPASPIREEPVQEIPHKAGKMAGTDANLADNGDLDLGPVETEPPYASPRFLRNFTYTAADTYRAWNRAPGPFHLFPHTPLDPVLPSEAKFLGSGTGFRPIGGGTGGSGKEFQAALGGNVPREQFTVVMLTYEREEVLMNSLERLNGLPYLNKVVVVWNSPKPPSEDLLWPDIGLPIVVVHTEKNSLNNRFLPWDAVETEAILSIDDDAHLRHDEIMFGFRVWREARDRIVGFPGRFHAWDVNHQSWLYNSNYSCELSMVLTGAAFFHKYYAYLYSYVMPQAIRDMVDEYINCEDIAMNFLVSHITRKPPIKVTSRWTFRCPGCPQALSHDDSHFHERHKCINFFVKVYGYMPLLYTQFRVDSVLFKTRLPHDKTKCFKFI, from the exons atgatgcagcgtAACGGTGGGTTGGGAGCCGGTGGTCAGCCGTGGGTTCTGCGCCGTGTGCGCCTCACCTGGCTTAGCTTTATGCTCTTTTTCATCCTGGTCTTCTTTCCACTCATCGCCCACTACTACCTAACCACCATTGATGAGGCGGGGGGTCCAGACAAGCGAATCTTTGGCCCGCGCCCTGGAGGTGAACTGTGCGAGGCAAAGCATGTCCAAGACCTGTGCCGCATCCGCGAGTCAGTCAGTGAGGAGCTCTTGCAGCTGGAGGCCAAGCGCCAAGAGCTGAATGGTGAGATAGCTCGACTTAACTTGCGCATCGAGGCTTGTAAACGAAGTATCGACAGTGCTAAGCAGGACCTACTGCAGCTCAAGAATGTCATCAGCCAGACGGAGCACTCCTACAAAGAACTGATGGCTCAGAACCAGCCTAAGCTCTCACTGCCTGTCAGACTGCTGCCTGACAAGGAGGACCCAGGGCTACCCCCTCCCAAGTCTGCCCGTGCATGCCGCCTGCGCTCCTGCTTTGACTATGCCcgctgccctttgacctcaggCTTCCCTGTGTATGTTTATGGCACAGGGTCCTACCCCTGGGGTGAGCACTTGGACCCTTTGGTCAATCAGGCCTTTACAGCCTCAGTGAAAAGCAACATTTATGTGACTGATAACCCCAGCATCGCCTGCCTGTATGTGGTACTAGTGGGAGAGCTGCTAgagtccccctcttcccccttacCACCTCCCCCTGagctggagaaacagcttaaAGCTCTCCCATTCTGGCGGTCAGATGGGCACAACCACCTGCTAGTCCACTTGTCCAGGAAGTCCATGACTCAAAATTTCCTTTACAATGTGAGCACAGGGCGTGCAGCTGTGGCCCAGTCCACCTTTCTGGAGCAGCAGTACCGTGAGGGCTTTGACCTAGTGGTCTCGCCATTAGTTCATGCCCTCTCCGAGCCAAACTTCCTGGAGGTGCCCCCACAAGTTCCCGTCAAAAGGAAGTATCTATTTTCCTTccagggtgagagggtggagtCTCTGCGCAGCAGCTTACAGGAGGGCCCACCCCAGACCTTTgaagaggagatggaaggagaccCGCCTGCAGACTACGACGATCGCATCATCGGAACCCTGAAAGCAGTACAAGACAGCAACTTAGACCAGGTTCTGGTGGAGTTCACTTGTAAGAGTCCTCAGGGTAGCCTGCCCACAGAATGGGCTTTGTGTGGCGAGAGGGAAGAGCGACTGGAGGTCCTCAAGCACTCTACCTTTGCACTGGTTATCTCCCCAGGTGAAGGTCAGTTGTTGGCCTCAGCAGGTTGTGGCATGAGGCTGTTTGAGGCCCTTGAGGTGGGGGCCATCCCTGTAGTGCTGGGGGACCACTCTAGACTGCCATACCATCAGCTTATCCGCTGGAGTGAGGCCACTGTAATGGTTCCCAAGCCCCGAATAACTGAGTTGCACTTTCTGCTACGTAGCCTATCAGACAACGATCTACTGGCCATGCGGCGGCAGGGACGCTTCTTATGGGAGACCTACTTCTCCACCTCAGAAAATGTCCTCAGTACCATCCTGGCCAGCGTTAGGACCAGCATTCAAGTGCCCGCATCCCCCATTCGGGAAGAGCCTGTCCAGGAGATTCCCCACAAGGCTGGGAAGATGGCGGGCACCGACGCCAATCTGGCTGACAATGGAGACCTAGACCTGGGACCTGTAGAGACAGAGCCACCCTATGCTTCACCACGTTTTCTCCGCAATTTCACCTACACTGCTGCAGACACCTACCGGGCCTGGAACCGGGCCCCGGGCCCCTTCCATCTATTCCCCCATACCCCTCTCGACCCAGTACTGCCCTCTGAGGCAAAGTTCCTGGGTTCAGGCACAGGCTTTAGGCCCATTGGAGGGGGCACGGGTGGGTCAGGAAAGGAGTTTCAGGCTGCCCTGGGAGGGAATGTGCCCAGGGAGCAGTTCACAGTGGTCATGCTGAcgtatgagagagaggaggtcctTATGAACTCTCTGGAGAGGCTCAATGGGCTGCCTTACCTTAacaaggtggtggtggtgtggaacTCTCCTAAGCCCCCTTCGGAGGATCTGTTGTGGCCAGACATTGGCCTGCCCATTGTG GTCGTCCACACAGAGAAGAACAGCCTAAACAACCGCTTCCTTCCCTGGGATGCTGTGGAAACAGAAGCTATCCTTTCTATCGATGATGATGCCCACCTCCGCCATGATGAGATCATGTTTGGCTTTAG GGTGTGGAGAGAGGCTAGGGATCGGATTGTGGGTTTTCCAGGTCGCTTCCATGCCTGGGACGTCAATCACCAGTCATGGCTCTACAACTCAAATTACTCCTGTGAGCTATCGATGGTCCTGACAGGCGCTGCGTTCTTTCACAAG TACTACGCTTACCTGTACTCCTACGTGATGCCCCAGGCCATCAGGGACATGGTGGATGAGTACATCAACTGTGAGGATATTGCCATGAACTTCCTAGTTTCCCACATAACACGCAAACCACCCATCAAG GTGACGTCTCGGTGGACCTTCCGTTGCCCTGGCTGTCCTCAGGCCCTGTCTCATGATGACTCCCACTTTCATGAGCGTCACAAGTGCATCAATTTCTTTGTAAAGGTGTATGGCTATATGCCGCTGCTCTACACTCAGTTCCGAGTGGATTCTGTGCTCTTTAAGACCCGCCTGCCCCACGACAAGACCAAGTGCTTCAAGTTCATATAG
- the syt14b gene encoding synaptotagmin-14b isoform X1, translated as MAFFKSFQQSLPSVNISSILDTVSSRVDDLASAVSDATYTVSDQLTEQVTTIINKVQEEEEVGGATQEEKVTRKSKKQASKDPEASTDVNNSEFTEGEYSPSQLEWEWRDGCWRVKKPELSNAKEEKEKEEKIKKEEEEYMYSNSNSMYKMIVEKTQNSQQETIEKDYVNEEASFSKEECNKKDILNESAKNCENSTSPSSEEERKTLKQNKCGGKVEEPSFQKKIITKGEFEENEGNSPTQDKKKTDTKKSKGSNEDSEKAEKSKYKKKNMNTSKKKLDTDKSHPEGGLSDSEEEWPLRGPEVPAEHHTSTNRPKNVTEHEGYSSVASPGHANSIQRIQRDFTLNELHPPPYQDKDVPAHKCHKRGSSPEVGSVRTCHSSEASLDQDTDSYLNKGYEEDVPSDSTAVLGPEDGSAPQLPIAYEPEPLAKYGTLDVAFEYDSDEQWLAVTVTAATDIPALKQMGNISWQVHLVLLPTKKQRAKTGVQKGPCPVFTETFRFSRVEQEALGHYAVRFRLYSVRRMKKEKVLGEKVFYLTKLNLQGKMVLPVTLDPGSTLTGCGSLVSISRSAGALSYRSTGDSSCPEILLGLIYNSTTGRLSAEVIQGSHFKNTASEKPTNGLLCCVKELIGGQLYIMRDTYVKLTMVDSKGKEMSKCKTAVCRGQPNPTYKETFVFQVALFQLSEVSLVVTVFWRRSSMKPREKLGWVSLGLNSTGEEQQAHWTQMKEAEGQQVCQWHTLMDT; from the exons ATGGCCTTCTTCAAGAGCTTCCAGCAGAGCCTGCCATCAGTGAACATTTCTTCCATCTTGGACACTGTCAGCAGCCGTGTGGACGACCTTGCTAGTGCCGTTAGTGATGCTACCTACACAGTCAGTGACCAGCTTACTGAGCAGGTCACCACTATCATCAACAAGgtccaggaggaggaagaggtcgGGGGAGCAACTCAGGAGGAAAAAGTTACCCGCAAAAGCAAAAAGCAGGCCTCCAAAGACCCTGAGGCCAGTACAGACGTGAACAATTCAGAATTTACAGAAGGAGAGTATTCTCCAAGTCAGTTAGAATGggagtggagagatggatgcTGGAGAGTAAAAAAACCTGAATTGAGTAATGcaaaagaggaaaaagaaaaagaggagaagataaaaaaagaggaggaggaatataTGTACTCAAACTCCAACAGCATGTATAAAATGATTgtagaaaaaacacaaaatagcCAGCAGGAGACCATAGAGAAAGATTATGTGAATGAAGAGGCCAGCTTTTCTAAAGAGGAGTGCAACAAGAAAGATATATTGAACGAATCTGCCAAAAACTGTGAGAATAGTACATCTCCTAGCTCTGAGGAGGAAAGAAAGACTTTGAAACAGAATAAGTGTGGAGGTAAAGTTGAAGAGCCAAGCTTTCAAAAAAAGATAATCACAAAAGGGGAGTTTGAGGAAAATGAGGGCAACTCCCCTACTCAAGACAAAAAGAAGACAGACACCAAAAAAAGCAAAGGCTCAAACGAGGACTCGGAGAAGGCAGAAAAATCTAAgtataaaaagaaaaacatgaatACAAGTAAGAAGAAACTCGATACAG ACAAGTCCCATCCAGAGGGGGGTTTGTCTGACAGCGAGGAAGAGTGGCCGTTGAGAGGGCCTGAGGTGCCGGCGGAACATCACACCTCGACTAACAGACCCAAAAACGTCACAGAGCATGAGGGCTACAGCAGTGTAGCCTCTCCTGGACATG CCAACAGTATCCAACGGATCCAGAGGGACTTTACCCTGAATGAGTTACACCCTCCTCCCTACCAGGACAAGGATGTGCCGGCTCACAAGTGCCATAAGAGGGGGTCATCCCCAGAGGTGGGCAGTGTCAGGACCTGCCACTCCAGTGAGGCAAGCTTGGACCAGGACACCGATAGTTATCTCAACAAGGGCTATGAGGAGGATGTTCCAAGTGACAGTACTGCTGTACTAGGCCCAGAA GATGGCTCAGCCCCTCAGCTACCAATTGCATATGAGCCAGAGCCTCTGGCCAAGTATGGCACTCTGGATGTAGCCTTTGAGTATGACTCTGATGAGCAGTGGCTGGCAGTCACTGTCACTGCAGCCACCGATATCCCAGCCCTCAAACAGATGGGCAACATTTCCTGGCAGGTACACCTAGTTCTGCTGCCCACCAAGAAGCAGCGGGCCAAGACTGGGGTGCAGAAGGGCCCATGCCCTGTGTTCACCGAGACCTTCCGTTTCTCCCGTGTGGAACAAGAGGCTCTTGGACACTACGCGGTACGGTTCCGCCTCTACAGTGTCCGGCGTATGAAAAAAGAGAAGGTGCTGGGAGAAAAGGTCTTCTACCTGACTAAGCTCAACTTGCAGGGCAAGATGGTGTTGCCTGTCACCTTGGACCCTGGCTCGACACTAACA GGTTGTGGCTCACTGGTGAGCATATCTCGCAGTGCGGGGGCCTTGTCCTACCGATCCACAGGAGACTCGTCCTGTCCAGAGATTTTACTGGGACTCATCTACAACTCCACCACAGGACGACTATCTGCTGAAGTCATACAGGGCAGTCACTTCAAAAACACAGCTTCAGAGAAGCCTACCA ATGGTCTGTTATGTTGCGTAAAAGAGTTAATTGGGGGGCAGCTCTATATCATGAGAG aTACCTATGTGAAGCTGACCATGGTGGACTCCAAAGGCAAGGAGATGTCCAAGTGTAAAACAGCAGTGTGCCGTGGCCAGCCTAACCCCACCTACAAGGAGACCTTTGTGTTCCAGGTGGCACTATTCCAACTGTCCGAGGTCTCCCTGGTTGTGACTGTTTTTTGGAGACGGAGCAGCATGAAGCCAAGGGAGAAGCTAGGATGGGTCTCCCTTGGCCTCAACAGCACTGGGGAGGAGCAGCAGGCCCACTGGACTCAGATGaaagaggcagagggacagCAGGTGTGCCAGTGGCACACACTCATGGACACATAA
- the syt14b gene encoding synaptotagmin-14b isoform X2, whose translation MAFFKSFQQSLPSVNISSILDTVSSRVDDLASAVSDATYTVSDQLTEQVTTIINKVQEEEEVGGATQEEKVTRKSKKQASKDPEASTDVNNSEFTEGEYSPSQLEWEWRDGCWRVKKPELSNAKEEKEKEEKIKKEEEEYMYSNSNSMYKMIVEKTQNSQQETIEKDYVNEEASFSKEECNKKDILNESAKNCENSTSPSSEEERKTLKQNKCGGKVEEPSFQKKIITKGEFEENEGNSPTQDKKKTDTKKSKGSNEDSEKAEKSKYKKKNMNTNKSHPEGGLSDSEEEWPLRGPEVPAEHHTSTNRPKNVTEHEGYSSVASPGHANSIQRIQRDFTLNELHPPPYQDKDVPAHKCHKRGSSPEVGSVRTCHSSEASLDQDTDSYLNKGYEEDVPSDSTAVLGPEDGSAPQLPIAYEPEPLAKYGTLDVAFEYDSDEQWLAVTVTAATDIPALKQMGNISWQVHLVLLPTKKQRAKTGVQKGPCPVFTETFRFSRVEQEALGHYAVRFRLYSVRRMKKEKVLGEKVFYLTKLNLQGKMVLPVTLDPGSTLTGCGSLVSISRSAGALSYRSTGDSSCPEILLGLIYNSTTGRLSAEVIQGSHFKNTASEKPTNGLLCCVKELIGGQLYIMRDTYVKLTMVDSKGKEMSKCKTAVCRGQPNPTYKETFVFQVALFQLSEVSLVVTVFWRRSSMKPREKLGWVSLGLNSTGEEQQAHWTQMKEAEGQQVCQWHTLMDT comes from the exons ATGGCCTTCTTCAAGAGCTTCCAGCAGAGCCTGCCATCAGTGAACATTTCTTCCATCTTGGACACTGTCAGCAGCCGTGTGGACGACCTTGCTAGTGCCGTTAGTGATGCTACCTACACAGTCAGTGACCAGCTTACTGAGCAGGTCACCACTATCATCAACAAGgtccaggaggaggaagaggtcgGGGGAGCAACTCAGGAGGAAAAAGTTACCCGCAAAAGCAAAAAGCAGGCCTCCAAAGACCCTGAGGCCAGTACAGACGTGAACAATTCAGAATTTACAGAAGGAGAGTATTCTCCAAGTCAGTTAGAATGggagtggagagatggatgcTGGAGAGTAAAAAAACCTGAATTGAGTAATGcaaaagaggaaaaagaaaaagaggagaagataaaaaaagaggaggaggaatataTGTACTCAAACTCCAACAGCATGTATAAAATGATTgtagaaaaaacacaaaatagcCAGCAGGAGACCATAGAGAAAGATTATGTGAATGAAGAGGCCAGCTTTTCTAAAGAGGAGTGCAACAAGAAAGATATATTGAACGAATCTGCCAAAAACTGTGAGAATAGTACATCTCCTAGCTCTGAGGAGGAAAGAAAGACTTTGAAACAGAATAAGTGTGGAGGTAAAGTTGAAGAGCCAAGCTTTCAAAAAAAGATAATCACAAAAGGGGAGTTTGAGGAAAATGAGGGCAACTCCCCTACTCAAGACAAAAAGAAGACAGACACCAAAAAAAGCAAAGGCTCAAACGAGGACTCGGAGAAGGCAGAAAAATCTAAgtataaaaagaaaaacatgaatACAA ACAAGTCCCATCCAGAGGGGGGTTTGTCTGACAGCGAGGAAGAGTGGCCGTTGAGAGGGCCTGAGGTGCCGGCGGAACATCACACCTCGACTAACAGACCCAAAAACGTCACAGAGCATGAGGGCTACAGCAGTGTAGCCTCTCCTGGACATG CCAACAGTATCCAACGGATCCAGAGGGACTTTACCCTGAATGAGTTACACCCTCCTCCCTACCAGGACAAGGATGTGCCGGCTCACAAGTGCCATAAGAGGGGGTCATCCCCAGAGGTGGGCAGTGTCAGGACCTGCCACTCCAGTGAGGCAAGCTTGGACCAGGACACCGATAGTTATCTCAACAAGGGCTATGAGGAGGATGTTCCAAGTGACAGTACTGCTGTACTAGGCCCAGAA GATGGCTCAGCCCCTCAGCTACCAATTGCATATGAGCCAGAGCCTCTGGCCAAGTATGGCACTCTGGATGTAGCCTTTGAGTATGACTCTGATGAGCAGTGGCTGGCAGTCACTGTCACTGCAGCCACCGATATCCCAGCCCTCAAACAGATGGGCAACATTTCCTGGCAGGTACACCTAGTTCTGCTGCCCACCAAGAAGCAGCGGGCCAAGACTGGGGTGCAGAAGGGCCCATGCCCTGTGTTCACCGAGACCTTCCGTTTCTCCCGTGTGGAACAAGAGGCTCTTGGACACTACGCGGTACGGTTCCGCCTCTACAGTGTCCGGCGTATGAAAAAAGAGAAGGTGCTGGGAGAAAAGGTCTTCTACCTGACTAAGCTCAACTTGCAGGGCAAGATGGTGTTGCCTGTCACCTTGGACCCTGGCTCGACACTAACA GGTTGTGGCTCACTGGTGAGCATATCTCGCAGTGCGGGGGCCTTGTCCTACCGATCCACAGGAGACTCGTCCTGTCCAGAGATTTTACTGGGACTCATCTACAACTCCACCACAGGACGACTATCTGCTGAAGTCATACAGGGCAGTCACTTCAAAAACACAGCTTCAGAGAAGCCTACCA ATGGTCTGTTATGTTGCGTAAAAGAGTTAATTGGGGGGCAGCTCTATATCATGAGAG aTACCTATGTGAAGCTGACCATGGTGGACTCCAAAGGCAAGGAGATGTCCAAGTGTAAAACAGCAGTGTGCCGTGGCCAGCCTAACCCCACCTACAAGGAGACCTTTGTGTTCCAGGTGGCACTATTCCAACTGTCCGAGGTCTCCCTGGTTGTGACTGTTTTTTGGAGACGGAGCAGCATGAAGCCAAGGGAGAAGCTAGGATGGGTCTCCCTTGGCCTCAACAGCACTGGGGAGGAGCAGCAGGCCCACTGGACTCAGATGaaagaggcagagggacagCAGGTGTGCCAGTGGCACACACTCATGGACACATAA
- the syt14b gene encoding synaptotagmin-14b isoform X4 produces the protein MAIDGGGRSCGAHEFICARRVSPELLGILSSIGAFMALMALFFLYVSNKLSMENNSNLSCLSDFKKDQQDKSHPEGGLSDSEEEWPLRGPEVPAEHHTSTNRPKNVTEHEGYSSVASPGHANSIQRIQRDFTLNELHPPPYQDKDVPAHKCHKRGSSPEVGSVRTCHSSEASLDQDTDSYLNKGYEEDVPSDSTAVLGPEDGSAPQLPIAYEPEPLAKYGTLDVAFEYDSDEQWLAVTVTAATDIPALKQMGNISWQVHLVLLPTKKQRAKTGVQKGPCPVFTETFRFSRVEQEALGHYAVRFRLYSVRRMKKEKVLGEKVFYLTKLNLQGKMVLPVTLDPGSTLTGCGSLVSISRSAGALSYRSTGDSSCPEILLGLIYNSTTGRLSAEVIQGSHFKNTASEKPTNGLLCCVKELIGGQLYIMRDTYVKLTMVDSKGKEMSKCKTAVCRGQPNPTYKETFVFQVALFQLSEVSLVVTVFWRRSSMKPREKLGWVSLGLNSTGEEQQAHWTQMKEAEGQQVCQWHTLMDT, from the exons ATGGCGATTGATG ggggggggaggagctgtGGGGCACATGAGTTTATCTGTGCCAGACGAG tgtctcctgagctGCTCGGCATCCTGTCCTCCATTGGAGCATTCATGGCCCTGAtggctcttttttttctttacgtCAGCAACAAGCTGTCAATGGAGAACAACAGCAATCTGTCATGCCTCAGTGACTTTAAAAAGGACCAGCAAG ACAAGTCCCATCCAGAGGGGGGTTTGTCTGACAGCGAGGAAGAGTGGCCGTTGAGAGGGCCTGAGGTGCCGGCGGAACATCACACCTCGACTAACAGACCCAAAAACGTCACAGAGCATGAGGGCTACAGCAGTGTAGCCTCTCCTGGACATG CCAACAGTATCCAACGGATCCAGAGGGACTTTACCCTGAATGAGTTACACCCTCCTCCCTACCAGGACAAGGATGTGCCGGCTCACAAGTGCCATAAGAGGGGGTCATCCCCAGAGGTGGGCAGTGTCAGGACCTGCCACTCCAGTGAGGCAAGCTTGGACCAGGACACCGATAGTTATCTCAACAAGGGCTATGAGGAGGATGTTCCAAGTGACAGTACTGCTGTACTAGGCCCAGAA GATGGCTCAGCCCCTCAGCTACCAATTGCATATGAGCCAGAGCCTCTGGCCAAGTATGGCACTCTGGATGTAGCCTTTGAGTATGACTCTGATGAGCAGTGGCTGGCAGTCACTGTCACTGCAGCCACCGATATCCCAGCCCTCAAACAGATGGGCAACATTTCCTGGCAGGTACACCTAGTTCTGCTGCCCACCAAGAAGCAGCGGGCCAAGACTGGGGTGCAGAAGGGCCCATGCCCTGTGTTCACCGAGACCTTCCGTTTCTCCCGTGTGGAACAAGAGGCTCTTGGACACTACGCGGTACGGTTCCGCCTCTACAGTGTCCGGCGTATGAAAAAAGAGAAGGTGCTGGGAGAAAAGGTCTTCTACCTGACTAAGCTCAACTTGCAGGGCAAGATGGTGTTGCCTGTCACCTTGGACCCTGGCTCGACACTAACA GGTTGTGGCTCACTGGTGAGCATATCTCGCAGTGCGGGGGCCTTGTCCTACCGATCCACAGGAGACTCGTCCTGTCCAGAGATTTTACTGGGACTCATCTACAACTCCACCACAGGACGACTATCTGCTGAAGTCATACAGGGCAGTCACTTCAAAAACACAGCTTCAGAGAAGCCTACCA ATGGTCTGTTATGTTGCGTAAAAGAGTTAATTGGGGGGCAGCTCTATATCATGAGAG aTACCTATGTGAAGCTGACCATGGTGGACTCCAAAGGCAAGGAGATGTCCAAGTGTAAAACAGCAGTGTGCCGTGGCCAGCCTAACCCCACCTACAAGGAGACCTTTGTGTTCCAGGTGGCACTATTCCAACTGTCCGAGGTCTCCCTGGTTGTGACTGTTTTTTGGAGACGGAGCAGCATGAAGCCAAGGGAGAAGCTAGGATGGGTCTCCCTTGGCCTCAACAGCACTGGGGAGGAGCAGCAGGCCCACTGGACTCAGATGaaagaggcagagggacagCAGGTGTGCCAGTGGCACACACTCATGGACACATAA
- the syt14b gene encoding synaptotagmin-14b isoform X3: MAFFKSFQQSLPSVNISSILDTVSSRVDDLASAVSDATYTVSDQLTEQVTTIINKVQEEEEVGGATQEEKVTRKSKKQASKDPEASTDVNNSEFTEGEYSPSQLEWEWRDGCWRVKKPELSNAKEEKEKEEKIKKEEEEYMYSNSNSMYKMIVEKTQNSQQETIEKDYVNEEASFSKEECNKKDILNESAKNCENSTSPSSEEERKTLKQNKCGGKVEEPSFQKKIITKGEFEENEGNSPTQDKKKTDTKKSKGSNEDSEKAEKSKYKKKNMNTSKKKLDTDKSHPEGGLSDSEEEWPLRGPEVPAEHHTSTNRPKNVTEHEGYSSVASPGHANSIQRIQRDFTLNELHPPPYQDKDVPAHKCHKRGSSPEVGSVRTCHSSEASLDQDTDSYLNKGYEEDVPSDSTAVLGPEDGSAPQLPIAYEPEPLAKYGTLDVAFEYDSDEQWLAVTVTAATDIPALKQMGNISWQVHLVLLPTKKQRAKTGVQKGPCPVFTETFRFSRVEQEALGHYAVRFRLYSVRRMKKEKVLGEKVFYLTKLNLQGKMVLPVTLDPGSTLTGCGSLVSISRSAGALSYRSTGDSSCPEILLGLIYNSTTGRLSAEVIQGSHFKNTASEKPTNTYVKLTMVDSKGKEMSKCKTAVCRGQPNPTYKETFVFQVALFQLSEVSLVVTVFWRRSSMKPREKLGWVSLGLNSTGEEQQAHWTQMKEAEGQQVCQWHTLMDT; encoded by the exons ATGGCCTTCTTCAAGAGCTTCCAGCAGAGCCTGCCATCAGTGAACATTTCTTCCATCTTGGACACTGTCAGCAGCCGTGTGGACGACCTTGCTAGTGCCGTTAGTGATGCTACCTACACAGTCAGTGACCAGCTTACTGAGCAGGTCACCACTATCATCAACAAGgtccaggaggaggaagaggtcgGGGGAGCAACTCAGGAGGAAAAAGTTACCCGCAAAAGCAAAAAGCAGGCCTCCAAAGACCCTGAGGCCAGTACAGACGTGAACAATTCAGAATTTACAGAAGGAGAGTATTCTCCAAGTCAGTTAGAATGggagtggagagatggatgcTGGAGAGTAAAAAAACCTGAATTGAGTAATGcaaaagaggaaaaagaaaaagaggagaagataaaaaaagaggaggaggaatataTGTACTCAAACTCCAACAGCATGTATAAAATGATTgtagaaaaaacacaaaatagcCAGCAGGAGACCATAGAGAAAGATTATGTGAATGAAGAGGCCAGCTTTTCTAAAGAGGAGTGCAACAAGAAAGATATATTGAACGAATCTGCCAAAAACTGTGAGAATAGTACATCTCCTAGCTCTGAGGAGGAAAGAAAGACTTTGAAACAGAATAAGTGTGGAGGTAAAGTTGAAGAGCCAAGCTTTCAAAAAAAGATAATCACAAAAGGGGAGTTTGAGGAAAATGAGGGCAACTCCCCTACTCAAGACAAAAAGAAGACAGACACCAAAAAAAGCAAAGGCTCAAACGAGGACTCGGAGAAGGCAGAAAAATCTAAgtataaaaagaaaaacatgaatACAAGTAAGAAGAAACTCGATACAG ACAAGTCCCATCCAGAGGGGGGTTTGTCTGACAGCGAGGAAGAGTGGCCGTTGAGAGGGCCTGAGGTGCCGGCGGAACATCACACCTCGACTAACAGACCCAAAAACGTCACAGAGCATGAGGGCTACAGCAGTGTAGCCTCTCCTGGACATG CCAACAGTATCCAACGGATCCAGAGGGACTTTACCCTGAATGAGTTACACCCTCCTCCCTACCAGGACAAGGATGTGCCGGCTCACAAGTGCCATAAGAGGGGGTCATCCCCAGAGGTGGGCAGTGTCAGGACCTGCCACTCCAGTGAGGCAAGCTTGGACCAGGACACCGATAGTTATCTCAACAAGGGCTATGAGGAGGATGTTCCAAGTGACAGTACTGCTGTACTAGGCCCAGAA GATGGCTCAGCCCCTCAGCTACCAATTGCATATGAGCCAGAGCCTCTGGCCAAGTATGGCACTCTGGATGTAGCCTTTGAGTATGACTCTGATGAGCAGTGGCTGGCAGTCACTGTCACTGCAGCCACCGATATCCCAGCCCTCAAACAGATGGGCAACATTTCCTGGCAGGTACACCTAGTTCTGCTGCCCACCAAGAAGCAGCGGGCCAAGACTGGGGTGCAGAAGGGCCCATGCCCTGTGTTCACCGAGACCTTCCGTTTCTCCCGTGTGGAACAAGAGGCTCTTGGACACTACGCGGTACGGTTCCGCCTCTACAGTGTCCGGCGTATGAAAAAAGAGAAGGTGCTGGGAGAAAAGGTCTTCTACCTGACTAAGCTCAACTTGCAGGGCAAGATGGTGTTGCCTGTCACCTTGGACCCTGGCTCGACACTAACA GGTTGTGGCTCACTGGTGAGCATATCTCGCAGTGCGGGGGCCTTGTCCTACCGATCCACAGGAGACTCGTCCTGTCCAGAGATTTTACTGGGACTCATCTACAACTCCACCACAGGACGACTATCTGCTGAAGTCATACAGGGCAGTCACTTCAAAAACACAGCTTCAGAGAAGCCTACCA aTACCTATGTGAAGCTGACCATGGTGGACTCCAAAGGCAAGGAGATGTCCAAGTGTAAAACAGCAGTGTGCCGTGGCCAGCCTAACCCCACCTACAAGGAGACCTTTGTGTTCCAGGTGGCACTATTCCAACTGTCCGAGGTCTCCCTGGTTGTGACTGTTTTTTGGAGACGGAGCAGCATGAAGCCAAGGGAGAAGCTAGGATGGGTCTCCCTTGGCCTCAACAGCACTGGGGAGGAGCAGCAGGCCCACTGGACTCAGATGaaagaggcagagggacagCAGGTGTGCCAGTGGCACACACTCATGGACACATAA